A single genomic interval of Zingiber officinale cultivar Zhangliang chromosome 4A, Zo_v1.1, whole genome shotgun sequence harbors:
- the LOC121970149 gene encoding ADP-ribosylation factor GTPase-activating protein AGD7-like isoform X1 — translation MANRVKEDEKNEKIIRGLLKLPANRKCINCNNLGPQYVCTNFWTFICTNCSGIHREFTHRVKSVSMAKFTSQEVTALQEGGNERAREIYFKDWDPQRHSFPDSSNIDRLREFVKHVYVDRRYSGERPGDMSQRLKGDRDENENKREESYRGGSRSPPYESGYSPSFGGKNEDRSYRSNYGGRSPGSNFGRRSPGSNFGGRNPGYNQGDIKRSPAYFEVVDDRVKDDKFRNGNQNRRIEERRLPDMPKPDVKSPDHQKDIGKLSTPMVRPVSDILGDDVPRLQVGNTPKSNGTSIPDDSAQTKSSLSSSSIGSADANSVQKGAYIESLIDFSVDSEPTVAANLEQSVPQQNTSVASNGGDWAAFNSGHHSVPQVAPIANQLVSGLAQLSVSGSVPSGNNLILPSGIVSTKVGGGGSLSTVTTQQALFPSINNSDQSSSAPRIESSNNLVEKLMSSPAPHGQGGSLTAGVANPGGHLPRVATKAPQDTVTGVSSQPSSAGIISSGRKELPEDIFASLYPTAPLSAPSWQRRFYPGMGYNMQYPTTASVVVPAFTQSPKSMNPFDITSGPLPMVTPLQGEVSNMTPPGSIPQSSSFQSPSPHWMASQQSPYASHMLPSPFAISQFPNNMTPQIANATLSLGNQRVLSGSNGNGTTFGTSDQNQPFSYNQPNTHNSFALVGSNPFG, via the exons ATGGCTAATCGGGTGAAGGAGGATGAGAAGAATGAGAAGATAATTCGAGGGCTTCTGAAACTTCCTGCCAATCGAAAGTGCATCAATTGCAACAATTTG GGTCCCCAATATGTGTGCACAAATTTCTGGACATTTATCTGTACAAACTGTAGTGGAATACA TAGGGAGTTCACCCATCGTGTTAAATCCGTATCTATGGCTAAATTTACTTCCCAGGAAGTTACTGCCCTCCAAGAAGGGGGGAATGAG CGTGCGAGAGAAATTTACTTTAAGGACTGGGACCCACAGCGCCACTCATTTCCTGATAGCAG TAATATTGATAGGCTCAGGGAGTTCGTTAAGCATGTTTATGTTGACCGAAGATATTCTGGGGAGAGGCCTGGAGACATGTCTCAAAGGTTGAAG GGTGATAGGGacgaaaatgaaaacaaaagggAAGAATCATATAGAGGTGGTTCCAGAAGTCCACCATATGAAAGTGGTTATAGTCCTAGTTTTGGTGGTAAAAATGAGGATAGGAGTTACAGATCCAATTATGGAGGAAGAAGTCCTGGGTCTAACTTTGGAAGAAGAAGTCCTGGGTCTAACTTTGGAGGAAGAAATCCTGGATACAATCAGGGCGATATCAAGAGAAGTCCAGCTTATTTTGAGGTGGTAGATGATAGAGTTAAAGATGACAAATTTAGAAATGGAAACCAAAACAGAAGGATTGAAGAGCGTAGGTTGCCAGACATGCCAAAGCCAGATGTGAAATCACCAGATCATCAGAAAGACATTGGTAAGCTGAGTACTCCAATGGTACGTCCTGTGAGTGATATCTTGGGTGATGATGTACCACGACTTCAAGTTGGAAACACTCCTAAATCAAATGGAACCAGCATACCTGATGATTCTGCTCAGACAAAG AGTTCTTTATCTTCAAGCAGCATAGGCTCTGCTGATGCAAATTCAGTGCAGAAGGGAGCATATATAGAGAGTCTTATAGATTTTAGTGTGGATTCTGAACCTACTGTTGCTGCAAACCTAGAACAGTCTGTGCCTCAACAAAATACCTCTGTTGCTAGCAATGGGGGGGACTGGGCAGCTTTTAATTCTGGACATCACAGTGTGCCTCAAGTGGCTCCTATTGCAAACCAATTAGTATCTGGTCTTGCCCAATTATCAGTTTCAGGGTCTGTGCCTTCAGGGAATAATTTAATTTTGCCTTCTGGAATTGTGTCCACAAAAGTTGGTGGTGGTGGGAGTCTGTCCACAGTAACAACACAGCAAGCATTATTTCCATCCATAAATAACTCTGATCAGTCATCCAGTGCACCTAGAATTGAATCTTCAAACAACCTGGTAGAG AAATTGATGTCGTCACCTGCACCACATGGGCAAGGAGGATCTTTAACTGCTGGGGTTGCAAACCCTGGTGGACATCTTCCTAGAGTTGCCACAAAAGCACCACAAGATACAGTCACTGGAGTTTCTTCACAACCATCATCTGCAGGAATTATATCTAGTGGAAGAAAAGAACTGCCAGAG GATATTTTTGCGTCACTTTATCCAACTGCACCTTTATCAGCTCCAAGTTGGCAAAGAAGGTTCTATCCTGGAATGGGGTATAACATGCAGTACCCTACCACTGCCAGTGTG GTGGTGCCTGCATTCACTCAATCTCCAAAATCTATGAATCCATTTGATATTACCAGTGGTCCACTCCCAATG GTGACGCCTCTCCAAGGAGAAGTATCTAACATGACTCCTCCAGGCTCCATACCTCAAAGTTCTAGTTTTCAATCCCCTTCCCCACATTGGATGGCATCTCAACAATCACCATATGCGTCCCATATGTTGCCAA GTCCATTTGCAATATCTCAGTTTCCAAACAACATGACTCCACAAATAGCCAATGCCACGTTATCTCTGGG AAATCAACGTGTTTTATCTGGCAGTAATGGTAATGGAACTACATTTGGTACTTCAGATCAAAATCAACCTTTCAGTTACAACCAACCAAACACTCATAATTCCTTTGCCCTTGTTGGAAGCAACCCCTTTGGATGA
- the LOC121970149 gene encoding ADP-ribosylation factor GTPase-activating protein AGD7-like isoform X3 codes for MANRVKEDEKNEKIIRGLLKLPANRKCINCNNLGPQYVCTNFWTFICTNCSGIHREFTHRVKSVSMAKFTSQEVTALQEGGNERAREIYFKDWDPQRHSFPDSRLREFVKHVYVDRRYSGERPGDMSQRLKGDRDENENKREESYRGGSRSPPYESGYSPSFGGKNEDRSYRSNYGGRSPGSNFGRRSPGSNFGGRNPGYNQGDIKRSPAYFEVVDDRVKDDKFRNGNQNRRIEERRLPDMPKPDVKSPDHQKDIGKLSTPMVRPVSDILGDDVPRLQVGNTPKSNGTSIPDDSAQTKSSLSSSSIGSADANSVQKGAYIESLIDFSVDSEPTVAANLEQSVPQQNTSVASNGGDWAAFNSGHHSVPQVAPIANQLVSGLAQLSVSGSVPSGNNLILPSGIVSTKVGGGGSLSTVTTQQALFPSINNSDQSSSAPRIESSNNLVEKLMSSPAPHGQGGSLTAGVANPGGHLPRVATKAPQDTVTGVSSQPSSAGIISSGRKELPEDIFASLYPTAPLSAPSWQRRFYPGMGYNMQYPTTASVVVPAFTQSPKSMNPFDITSGPLPMVTPLQGEVSNMTPPGSIPQSSSFQSPSPHWMASQQSPYASHMLPSPFAISQFPNNMTPQIANATLSLGNQRVLSGSNGNGTTFGTSDQNQPFSYNQPNTHNSFALVGSNPFG; via the exons ATGGCTAATCGGGTGAAGGAGGATGAGAAGAATGAGAAGATAATTCGAGGGCTTCTGAAACTTCCTGCCAATCGAAAGTGCATCAATTGCAACAATTTG GGTCCCCAATATGTGTGCACAAATTTCTGGACATTTATCTGTACAAACTGTAGTGGAATACA TAGGGAGTTCACCCATCGTGTTAAATCCGTATCTATGGCTAAATTTACTTCCCAGGAAGTTACTGCCCTCCAAGAAGGGGGGAATGAG CGTGCGAGAGAAATTTACTTTAAGGACTGGGACCCACAGCGCCACTCATTTCCTGATAGCAG GCTCAGGGAGTTCGTTAAGCATGTTTATGTTGACCGAAGATATTCTGGGGAGAGGCCTGGAGACATGTCTCAAAGGTTGAAG GGTGATAGGGacgaaaatgaaaacaaaagggAAGAATCATATAGAGGTGGTTCCAGAAGTCCACCATATGAAAGTGGTTATAGTCCTAGTTTTGGTGGTAAAAATGAGGATAGGAGTTACAGATCCAATTATGGAGGAAGAAGTCCTGGGTCTAACTTTGGAAGAAGAAGTCCTGGGTCTAACTTTGGAGGAAGAAATCCTGGATACAATCAGGGCGATATCAAGAGAAGTCCAGCTTATTTTGAGGTGGTAGATGATAGAGTTAAAGATGACAAATTTAGAAATGGAAACCAAAACAGAAGGATTGAAGAGCGTAGGTTGCCAGACATGCCAAAGCCAGATGTGAAATCACCAGATCATCAGAAAGACATTGGTAAGCTGAGTACTCCAATGGTACGTCCTGTGAGTGATATCTTGGGTGATGATGTACCACGACTTCAAGTTGGAAACACTCCTAAATCAAATGGAACCAGCATACCTGATGATTCTGCTCAGACAAAG AGTTCTTTATCTTCAAGCAGCATAGGCTCTGCTGATGCAAATTCAGTGCAGAAGGGAGCATATATAGAGAGTCTTATAGATTTTAGTGTGGATTCTGAACCTACTGTTGCTGCAAACCTAGAACAGTCTGTGCCTCAACAAAATACCTCTGTTGCTAGCAATGGGGGGGACTGGGCAGCTTTTAATTCTGGACATCACAGTGTGCCTCAAGTGGCTCCTATTGCAAACCAATTAGTATCTGGTCTTGCCCAATTATCAGTTTCAGGGTCTGTGCCTTCAGGGAATAATTTAATTTTGCCTTCTGGAATTGTGTCCACAAAAGTTGGTGGTGGTGGGAGTCTGTCCACAGTAACAACACAGCAAGCATTATTTCCATCCATAAATAACTCTGATCAGTCATCCAGTGCACCTAGAATTGAATCTTCAAACAACCTGGTAGAG AAATTGATGTCGTCACCTGCACCACATGGGCAAGGAGGATCTTTAACTGCTGGGGTTGCAAACCCTGGTGGACATCTTCCTAGAGTTGCCACAAAAGCACCACAAGATACAGTCACTGGAGTTTCTTCACAACCATCATCTGCAGGAATTATATCTAGTGGAAGAAAAGAACTGCCAGAG GATATTTTTGCGTCACTTTATCCAACTGCACCTTTATCAGCTCCAAGTTGGCAAAGAAGGTTCTATCCTGGAATGGGGTATAACATGCAGTACCCTACCACTGCCAGTGTG GTGGTGCCTGCATTCACTCAATCTCCAAAATCTATGAATCCATTTGATATTACCAGTGGTCCACTCCCAATG GTGACGCCTCTCCAAGGAGAAGTATCTAACATGACTCCTCCAGGCTCCATACCTCAAAGTTCTAGTTTTCAATCCCCTTCCCCACATTGGATGGCATCTCAACAATCACCATATGCGTCCCATATGTTGCCAA GTCCATTTGCAATATCTCAGTTTCCAAACAACATGACTCCACAAATAGCCAATGCCACGTTATCTCTGGG AAATCAACGTGTTTTATCTGGCAGTAATGGTAATGGAACTACATTTGGTACTTCAGATCAAAATCAACCTTTCAGTTACAACCAACCAAACACTCATAATTCCTTTGCCCTTGTTGGAAGCAACCCCTTTGGATGA
- the LOC121970149 gene encoding arf-GAP domain and FG repeat-containing protein 1-like isoform X2, translating into MANRVKEDEKNEKIIRGLLKLPANRKCINCNNLGPQYVCTNFWTFICTNCSGIHREFTHRVKSVSMAKFTSQEVTALQEGGNERAREIYFKDWDPQRHSFPDSSNIDRLREFVKHVYVDRRYSGERPGDMSQRLKGDRDENENKREESYRGGSRSPPYESGYSPSFGGKNEDRSYRSNYGGRSPGSNFGRRSPGSNFGGRNPGYNQGDIKRSPAYFEVVDDRVKDDKFRNGNQNRRIEERRLPDMPKPDVKSPDHQKDIGKLSTPMVRPVSDILGDDVPRLQVGNTPKSNGTSIPDDSAQTKSSLSSSSIGSADANSVQKGAYIESLIDFSVDSEPTVAANLEQSVPQQNTSVASNGGDWAAFNSGHHSVPQVAPIANQLVSGLAQLSVSGSVPSGNNLILPSGIVSTKVGGGGSLSTVTTQQALFPSINNSDQSSSAPRIESSNNLKLMSSPAPHGQGGSLTAGVANPGGHLPRVATKAPQDTVTGVSSQPSSAGIISSGRKELPEDIFASLYPTAPLSAPSWQRRFYPGMGYNMQYPTTASVVVPAFTQSPKSMNPFDITSGPLPMVTPLQGEVSNMTPPGSIPQSSSFQSPSPHWMASQQSPYASHMLPSPFAISQFPNNMTPQIANATLSLGNQRVLSGSNGNGTTFGTSDQNQPFSYNQPNTHNSFALVGSNPFG; encoded by the exons ATGGCTAATCGGGTGAAGGAGGATGAGAAGAATGAGAAGATAATTCGAGGGCTTCTGAAACTTCCTGCCAATCGAAAGTGCATCAATTGCAACAATTTG GGTCCCCAATATGTGTGCACAAATTTCTGGACATTTATCTGTACAAACTGTAGTGGAATACA TAGGGAGTTCACCCATCGTGTTAAATCCGTATCTATGGCTAAATTTACTTCCCAGGAAGTTACTGCCCTCCAAGAAGGGGGGAATGAG CGTGCGAGAGAAATTTACTTTAAGGACTGGGACCCACAGCGCCACTCATTTCCTGATAGCAG TAATATTGATAGGCTCAGGGAGTTCGTTAAGCATGTTTATGTTGACCGAAGATATTCTGGGGAGAGGCCTGGAGACATGTCTCAAAGGTTGAAG GGTGATAGGGacgaaaatgaaaacaaaagggAAGAATCATATAGAGGTGGTTCCAGAAGTCCACCATATGAAAGTGGTTATAGTCCTAGTTTTGGTGGTAAAAATGAGGATAGGAGTTACAGATCCAATTATGGAGGAAGAAGTCCTGGGTCTAACTTTGGAAGAAGAAGTCCTGGGTCTAACTTTGGAGGAAGAAATCCTGGATACAATCAGGGCGATATCAAGAGAAGTCCAGCTTATTTTGAGGTGGTAGATGATAGAGTTAAAGATGACAAATTTAGAAATGGAAACCAAAACAGAAGGATTGAAGAGCGTAGGTTGCCAGACATGCCAAAGCCAGATGTGAAATCACCAGATCATCAGAAAGACATTGGTAAGCTGAGTACTCCAATGGTACGTCCTGTGAGTGATATCTTGGGTGATGATGTACCACGACTTCAAGTTGGAAACACTCCTAAATCAAATGGAACCAGCATACCTGATGATTCTGCTCAGACAAAG AGTTCTTTATCTTCAAGCAGCATAGGCTCTGCTGATGCAAATTCAGTGCAGAAGGGAGCATATATAGAGAGTCTTATAGATTTTAGTGTGGATTCTGAACCTACTGTTGCTGCAAACCTAGAACAGTCTGTGCCTCAACAAAATACCTCTGTTGCTAGCAATGGGGGGGACTGGGCAGCTTTTAATTCTGGACATCACAGTGTGCCTCAAGTGGCTCCTATTGCAAACCAATTAGTATCTGGTCTTGCCCAATTATCAGTTTCAGGGTCTGTGCCTTCAGGGAATAATTTAATTTTGCCTTCTGGAATTGTGTCCACAAAAGTTGGTGGTGGTGGGAGTCTGTCCACAGTAACAACACAGCAAGCATTATTTCCATCCATAAATAACTCTGATCAGTCATCCAGTGCACCTAGAATTGAATCTTCAAACAACCTG AAATTGATGTCGTCACCTGCACCACATGGGCAAGGAGGATCTTTAACTGCTGGGGTTGCAAACCCTGGTGGACATCTTCCTAGAGTTGCCACAAAAGCACCACAAGATACAGTCACTGGAGTTTCTTCACAACCATCATCTGCAGGAATTATATCTAGTGGAAGAAAAGAACTGCCAGAG GATATTTTTGCGTCACTTTATCCAACTGCACCTTTATCAGCTCCAAGTTGGCAAAGAAGGTTCTATCCTGGAATGGGGTATAACATGCAGTACCCTACCACTGCCAGTGTG GTGGTGCCTGCATTCACTCAATCTCCAAAATCTATGAATCCATTTGATATTACCAGTGGTCCACTCCCAATG GTGACGCCTCTCCAAGGAGAAGTATCTAACATGACTCCTCCAGGCTCCATACCTCAAAGTTCTAGTTTTCAATCCCCTTCCCCACATTGGATGGCATCTCAACAATCACCATATGCGTCCCATATGTTGCCAA GTCCATTTGCAATATCTCAGTTTCCAAACAACATGACTCCACAAATAGCCAATGCCACGTTATCTCTGGG AAATCAACGTGTTTTATCTGGCAGTAATGGTAATGGAACTACATTTGGTACTTCAGATCAAAATCAACCTTTCAGTTACAACCAACCAAACACTCATAATTCCTTTGCCCTTGTTGGAAGCAACCCCTTTGGATGA